Proteins co-encoded in one Rattus rattus isolate New Zealand chromosome 5, Rrattus_CSIRO_v1, whole genome shotgun sequence genomic window:
- the Fam163b gene encoding protein FAM163B, with amino-acid sequence MTAGTVVITGGILATVILLCIIAVLCYCRLQYYCCKKDESEEDEEEPDFAVHSHLPPLHSNRNLVLTNGPALYPAATTSFSQKSPQARALCRSCSHYEPPTFFLQEPEDDDFEGVRNGGGRVAYKSISQEDVELPSASFGGLQALNPNRLSAMREAFSRSRSVSTDV; translated from the exons ATGACAGCCGGGACTGTGGTCATCACTGGGGGCATCTTGGCAACTGTGATCCTCCTCTGCATAATCGCTGTTCTGTGCTACTGTCGACTCCAG TATTACTGCTGCAAGAAGGACGAAtcggaggaggacgaggaggagccCGACTTCGCTGTGCACTCTCACCTGCCGCCCCTTCATTCCAACCGCAACCTCGTGTTGACCAACGGGCCAGCTCTCTACCCGGCTGCCACCACCTCTTTCAGCCAAAAGTCCCCGCAGGCCCGTGCCCTCTGCCGCAGCTGCTCCCACTACGAGCCGCCCACCTTCTTCCTGCAGGAGCCAGAGGATGACGACTTTGAGGGCGTGCGCAACGGCGGGGGCCGCGTGGCCTACAAAAGCATCAGCCAGGAAGATGTGGAGCTGCCGTCCGCGAGCTTCGGGGGCCTGCAGGCGCTCAACCCCAACCGCCTCTCTGCCATGCGGGAGGCCTTTTCCCGAAGCCGGAGCGTAAGCACTGACGTGTGA